One region of Carbonactinospora thermoautotrophica genomic DNA includes:
- a CDS encoding DUF305 domain-containing protein — translation MRTPVRALALASAALAGVLVLTGCNDRTEPSAGQPTTRPAATTVGQHFNDADVTFAQQVIEHHRQTIEMTDLAATQAQSPQVKAIAAVIRSTQAAEIQIMTGWLQAWDAPVPTQTPMWPAETPAGLPTGTEGAAGLLPTTETPPLPMGTETPFMPTYAEPTSTMESTGAPSLGAPSIPGMLTPQEMNQLRSLRGAQFERLFVELMIRHHSGAIEMAEIEQIRGKDADALELARRIEINQSAELAELRELLR, via the coding sequence ATGCGTACACCGGTACGCGCCCTCGCGCTCGCGAGTGCCGCGTTGGCCGGCGTTCTCGTCCTGACCGGCTGCAACGACAGGACGGAACCCAGTGCCGGGCAGCCGACGACCCGGCCGGCCGCGACCACGGTGGGACAGCACTTCAACGACGCGGACGTCACGTTCGCCCAGCAGGTGATCGAGCACCACCGGCAGACCATCGAGATGACCGACCTGGCCGCCACCCAGGCCCAGAGCCCGCAGGTCAAGGCGATCGCCGCGGTGATCCGGAGCACCCAGGCGGCCGAGATCCAGATCATGACCGGCTGGCTCCAGGCCTGGGACGCGCCGGTGCCGACGCAGACACCCATGTGGCCCGCTGAAACGCCGGCCGGCCTGCCCACCGGGACGGAGGGAGCCGCCGGGCTGCTGCCCACCACCGAGACCCCGCCGCTGCCCATGGGCACCGAGACACCCTTCATGCCCACCTACGCGGAACCCACCAGCACGATGGAGTCCACCGGTGCGCCGTCGCTCGGCGCGCCGTCCATCCCGGGGATGCTGACCCCGCAGGAGATGAACCAGCTCAGGTCCTTGCGTGGGGCCCAGTTCGAACGCCTGTTCGTGGAACTCATGATCAGGCACCACTCCGGCGCCATCGAGATGGCCGAGATCGAGCAGATCCGGGGCAAGGACGCCGACGCCCTGGAGCTGGCCCGCCGGATCGAGATCAACCAGAGCGCCGAGCTCGCCGAGCTTCGCGAACTGCTGCGGTGA
- a CDS encoding inorganic diphosphatase, whose protein sequence is MEFDVLIEIPKGQRNKYELDKETGRIRLDRMLFTSTRYPADYGFIEGTLGEDGDPLDALVLLEEPTFPGVVVRCRAIGMFRMTDEKGGDDKVLCVPAMDPRVEHLRDIHHVPKFDLLEIQHFFEVYKDLEPGKSVEGATWVDRATAEKEIEASRERLRRAQTEQVTPENGTGGEPTAG, encoded by the coding sequence GTGGAGTTCGACGTCCTCATCGAGATCCCGAAAGGGCAGCGCAACAAGTACGAGCTCGACAAGGAGACCGGCCGGATCCGGCTGGACCGGATGCTGTTCACGTCCACGCGCTACCCGGCCGACTACGGGTTCATCGAGGGCACGCTGGGCGAGGACGGCGACCCGCTGGACGCGCTCGTACTGTTGGAGGAACCGACGTTCCCCGGCGTGGTGGTCCGGTGCCGAGCGATCGGCATGTTCCGGATGACGGATGAGAAGGGCGGGGACGACAAGGTCCTGTGCGTCCCGGCCATGGACCCGCGGGTGGAGCACCTGCGGGACATCCACCACGTCCCCAAGTTCGACCTGCTGGAGATCCAGCACTTTTTCGAGGTGTACAAGGACCTGGAGCCCGGCAAGTCGGTGGAGGGCGCGACCTGGGTGGACCGGGCGACCGCCGAGAAGGAGATCGAGGCGTCCCGGGAGCGGCTGCGCCGCGCCCAGACGGAGCAGGTCACGCCGGAGAACGGCACCGGCGGGGAGCCGACCGCCGGCTGA
- the dacB gene encoding D-alanyl-D-alanine carboxypeptidase/D-alanyl-D-alanine endopeptidase, translated as MTSKRLTGLMGGCLAIAVLIAVVTLTDGRGRSAAGPPSQPDVAPAVAVLAPQGSTDPVPSTAGLARVLGPLMREPALGGRVAAAVVDPLTGRLLYGEAQDQPMTPASSAKVLTAVAALRVLGPDRTLPTRVVQGPTRDQITLVGGGDPSLTAQPKPETPYPAPARLPDLAAATAARLREAGVSAVRLTYDDSLFTGPQVSPEWDDGYTVANVAPVTALMVDQGRRQPGERLRRSGDLAESAAKTFAGLLAQHGIRVTSTSRGPAAAGAPTLAEVHSPPVSGLVEHMLSASDNDYAEALARHVARAKGEEASFAGAVRAIRAVLGELGVPTAGLTLYDASGLSRQDRVSAETLARTLALAASPDHPELRAAVTGLPVAGFTGTLDSRFGGEAASALGYVRAKTGTLTGVNSLTGLVRDASGRLVVFAFIADRVPAAYRDTLAPAALDEMAAAVARCGC; from the coding sequence GTGACCAGCAAGCGGTTGACGGGCCTGATGGGCGGGTGTCTCGCGATCGCCGTGCTGATCGCCGTCGTGACGCTCACCGACGGCCGCGGCCGCTCCGCCGCCGGCCCGCCTTCCCAACCCGACGTCGCCCCGGCCGTCGCCGTGCTCGCTCCCCAGGGCTCCACCGACCCCGTGCCCTCCACCGCCGGCCTGGCCCGGGTGCTCGGACCCCTGATGCGGGAGCCCGCGCTCGGCGGGCGCGTCGCCGCGGCCGTGGTCGACCCGTTGACCGGGCGGCTCCTGTACGGCGAGGCGCAGGACCAGCCCATGACGCCCGCGTCCAGCGCCAAGGTGTTGACCGCCGTCGCCGCCCTGCGTGTGCTCGGCCCCGACCGTACCCTCCCCACCCGGGTCGTCCAGGGGCCGACCCGGGATCAGATCACGCTGGTCGGCGGCGGTGACCCCTCCCTCACCGCCCAGCCGAAGCCCGAGACCCCCTACCCGGCGCCGGCCCGCCTCCCTGACCTCGCCGCCGCGACCGCCGCCCGGCTGCGCGAGGCCGGCGTGTCCGCGGTACGGCTCACGTACGACGACTCGCTGTTCACCGGGCCCCAGGTCAGCCCCGAGTGGGATGACGGGTACACGGTCGCCAACGTCGCCCCGGTCACCGCGCTCATGGTCGACCAGGGGCGCCGTCAGCCCGGGGAACGCCTGCGACGCTCCGGCGACCTCGCGGAGAGCGCCGCGAAGACCTTCGCCGGCCTGCTCGCCCAGCACGGCATCAGGGTGACCTCGACCAGCCGGGGCCCGGCCGCGGCGGGCGCGCCCACCCTCGCCGAGGTCCACTCCCCGCCGGTGTCCGGCCTGGTCGAGCACATGCTGAGCGCCAGCGACAACGACTACGCCGAGGCGCTCGCCCGCCACGTCGCCCGCGCCAAGGGCGAGGAGGCCAGCTTCGCCGGCGCGGTCCGGGCGATCCGGGCGGTGCTCGGCGAGCTGGGCGTCCCCACCGCCGGCCTCACCCTGTACGACGCCAGCGGCCTGTCCAGGCAAGACCGGGTGTCCGCCGAGACGCTCGCCCGGACGCTCGCGCTGGCCGCCTCCCCGGACCACCCGGAGCTGCGCGCGGCCGTGACCGGGCTGCCGGTGGCCGGGTTCACCGGCACCCTGGACAGCCGGTTCGGCGGCGAGGCCGCCAGCGCGCTCGGGTACGTCCGCGCCAAGACCGGCACCCTGACCGGGGTCAACTCCCTCACCGGGCTCGTCCGCGACGCCTCCGGGCGGCTGGTCGTGTTCGCCTTCATAGCCGACCGCGTGCCCGCCGCGTACCGGGACACCCTGGCCCCCGCCGCCCTGGACGAGATGGCCGCCGCCGTTGCCCGTTGCGGCTGCTGA
- a CDS encoding zinc-dependent metalloprotease: MIDWDLVTATSERLMRPGPQVTLDEARAVVAELRQYAATAERHVSEFTGLTAPSGSGPVLVVNRSNWVRANVDGFRVILRPLLDKIEARRVSIPGGELLSAIGAKVTGFELGAALAFLAGKVLGQYEMFARTSDGSGGRLLLVAPNVVQAERDMAVDPRDFRLWVCLHEETHRVQFTSVPWLREHLESEIEAFLAQTDVDPAALLGRVRDAVRALTDDRRRAQADEETEPLSLFDLVQTREQRVILNRLTALMSLLEGHAEYVMDGVGPAVIPSVTEIREKFQQRRTNVSRIDAMVRRLLGMDLKLRQYREGERFVRTVVDRVGMSGFNRVWTSPNTLPSKQEIADPDAWVTRVHGRSALEG; encoded by the coding sequence ATGATCGACTGGGACCTGGTCACGGCCACTTCGGAGCGGCTCATGCGGCCCGGCCCACAGGTGACGCTGGACGAGGCGCGGGCCGTGGTGGCCGAGCTGCGCCAGTACGCCGCCACGGCGGAGCGGCATGTGAGCGAGTTCACCGGGCTCACCGCGCCGAGCGGCAGCGGCCCAGTGCTGGTGGTCAACCGAAGCAACTGGGTGCGGGCCAACGTGGACGGGTTCCGCGTGATCCTGCGGCCGCTGCTCGACAAGATCGAGGCCCGCCGGGTGAGCATCCCGGGCGGGGAGCTGCTGTCCGCCATCGGCGCCAAGGTGACCGGGTTCGAGCTGGGCGCCGCGCTCGCGTTCCTGGCCGGCAAGGTGCTCGGCCAGTACGAGATGTTCGCCCGCACCTCGGACGGGTCGGGGGGCCGGCTCCTGCTGGTCGCGCCGAACGTGGTGCAGGCCGAGCGCGACATGGCCGTGGACCCGCGCGACTTCCGGCTGTGGGTGTGCCTGCACGAGGAGACGCACCGGGTGCAGTTCACCTCGGTGCCCTGGCTGCGCGAGCACCTGGAGAGCGAGATCGAGGCATTCCTGGCGCAGACCGACGTCGACCCGGCCGCCCTGCTGGGCCGCGTCCGGGACGCGGTGCGCGCGCTCACCGACGACCGCCGCCGGGCCCAGGCGGACGAGGAGACCGAGCCGCTGTCCCTGTTCGACCTGGTCCAGACCCGGGAGCAGCGGGTGATCCTGAACCGGCTCACCGCGCTGATGTCGCTGCTGGAGGGGCACGCCGAGTACGTGATGGACGGCGTCGGCCCGGCGGTGATCCCGAGTGTCACGGAGATCCGGGAGAAGTTCCAGCAGCGCCGCACCAACGTGAGCCGCATCGACGCCATGGTGCGCCGCCTGCTCGGCATGGACCTGAAGCTGCGCCAGTACCGGGAGGGGGAGCGGTTCGTGCGCACCGTGGTCGACCGGGTGGGCATGTCCGGCTTCAACCGGGTCTGGACGTCCCCGAACACCCTGCCGAGCAAGCAGGAGATCGCTGACCCGGACGCCTGGGTGACCCGCGTCCACGGGCGGTCGGCGCTGGAAGGCTGA
- the tilS gene encoding tRNA lysidine(34) synthetase TilS, translating into MGPLPAVAAVRVAVRRCLGDLAPGELVLVACSGGADSLALAAATAFEAPRAGLRAGAVTVDHGLQPGSAERAERLRHVLGDLGLDPVEVVPVQVGAEGGPEAAARTARYRALDEAAERLGAAAVLLGHTRDDQAETVLLGLARGSGARSLAGMPARFGRYRRPLLDVPRATTRAACVDQGLEPWEDPHNADPAYTRARIRHQALPALEAALGPGVSAALARTARLLRDDADALDAWAERARVECVTPNGGLDTDALAALPPAVRRRVLRRAAVEAGSPAGSLFAVHVEAVDALVTAWRGQGPVQLPGGVVAVRRCGTLYLGQEPPTQS; encoded by the coding sequence GTGGGTCCCCTGCCGGCTGTCGCGGCCGTCCGCGTGGCCGTCCGTCGCTGCCTCGGCGACCTGGCACCCGGCGAACTGGTGCTGGTGGCGTGCAGCGGCGGGGCGGACTCCCTGGCGCTGGCCGCGGCGACCGCGTTCGAAGCGCCCCGGGCCGGGCTGCGCGCGGGAGCCGTGACCGTCGACCACGGGCTGCAGCCGGGATCGGCCGAGCGTGCCGAGCGGCTGCGCCACGTCCTCGGCGACCTCGGCCTCGACCCGGTCGAGGTGGTGCCGGTCCAGGTCGGGGCCGAGGGCGGCCCGGAGGCGGCCGCCCGGACCGCCCGGTACCGCGCGCTCGACGAGGCGGCCGAGCGGCTCGGGGCCGCCGCCGTGCTGCTCGGCCACACCCGGGACGACCAGGCCGAGACCGTGCTGTTGGGCCTGGCGCGCGGCTCGGGCGCCCGCTCGCTCGCCGGCATGCCGGCTCGCTTCGGGCGGTACCGTCGGCCGCTGCTCGACGTGCCCCGGGCCACCACCCGGGCGGCCTGCGTCGACCAGGGGCTGGAACCGTGGGAGGATCCGCACAACGCGGACCCCGCCTACACCCGGGCGCGGATCCGCCACCAGGCCCTGCCGGCGCTGGAGGCCGCGCTCGGCCCCGGGGTGAGCGCGGCGCTGGCCCGCACCGCGCGGCTGCTGCGTGACGACGCCGACGCCCTGGACGCCTGGGCCGAGCGGGCGCGTGTGGAATGCGTCACACCGAACGGCGGCCTGGACACGGACGCGCTCGCCGCGTTGCCGCCCGCGGTGCGCCGCAGGGTGCTGCGCCGCGCCGCGGTCGAGGCGGGCAGCCCGGCCGGGTCCCTGTTCGCCGTGCACGTCGAGGCAGTGGACGCGCTGGTCACCGCCTGGCGTGGGCAAGGACCGGTCCAGCTACCCGGTGGGGTGGTCGCGGTCCGGCGATGTGGCACCCTGTACCTCGGCCAGGAGCCACCGACACAGTCCTGA
- the hpt gene encoding hypoxanthine phosphoribosyltransferase: MGADLEKVLVTAEDIQRRVAELAAEIDRDYAGRDVLLVGVLKGAVMVMADLARALHLPAQMDWMAVSSYGSGTKSSGVVRILKDLDTDIAGRDVLVVEDIIDSGLTLSWLLANLNSRGPASVEVCAMFRKPDAIKVPLRVRYVGFDIPNEFVVGYGLDYAERYRNLPFVGTLAQHVYTR, encoded by the coding sequence ATGGGCGCCGACCTAGAGAAGGTGCTCGTCACAGCGGAGGACATCCAGCGTCGTGTCGCCGAGCTGGCGGCCGAGATCGACCGCGACTACGCCGGGCGGGACGTGCTGCTGGTCGGGGTGCTCAAGGGCGCGGTCATGGTGATGGCGGACTTGGCGCGGGCCCTGCACCTGCCGGCCCAGATGGACTGGATGGCGGTGTCCTCGTACGGGTCGGGGACCAAGTCGTCCGGCGTGGTGCGGATCCTCAAGGACCTCGACACCGACATCGCCGGCCGGGACGTGCTGGTGGTGGAGGACATCATCGACTCCGGGCTCACGCTCTCCTGGCTGCTCGCCAACCTGAACTCGCGCGGCCCCGCCTCCGTGGAGGTGTGCGCGATGTTCCGGAAGCCGGACGCGATCAAGGTGCCGCTCCGCGTGCGGTACGTCGGGTTCGACATCCCGAACGAGTTCGTGGTCGGGTACGGTCTGGACTACGCCGAGCGGTACCGGAACCTGCCGTTCGTGGGCACGCTGGCCCAGCACGTGTACACCAGATGA
- the ftsH gene encoding ATP-dependent zinc metalloprotease FtsH, with amino-acid sequence MDVKRYFRGPAIWIVLAVIVMLALSQFVTASGGYKKIDTSEAIAAIQQDKVKSAKLIGGEEQTIELTLKDGSRVKASYIENQGVQLANLLQQKVNARAIPEGYDTEIRGPNILLNLFVSALPVVFLVLAFLFLMNQMQGGGSRVMNFGKSRAKLITKDTPKTTFADVAGADEAVEELQEIKEFLQDPAKFQAVGAKIPKGVLLYGPPGTGKTLLARAVAGEAGVPFYSISGSDFVEMFVGVGASRVRDLFEQAKANAPAIVFVDEIDAVGRHRGAGLGGGHDEREQTLNQLLVEMDGFDVKGGVILIAATNRPDILDPALLRPGRFDRQIAVERPDLQGRLKILQVHARGKPLAQDVDLMAIARRTPGFTGADLANVLNEAALLTARSDKKLIDNLALDEAIDRVVAGPQKRSRIMSDKEKKITAYHEAGHALVAHALPNTDPVHKVTILSRGRALGYTMVLPEEDKYSTTRNEMLDQLAYALGGRAAEELVFADPTTGAANDIEKATKLARAMVTQYGMTERLGAIRFGQDHSEPFLGREMAHQRDYSEEIAAIVDEEVKKLIDAAHEEAFEILVENRDVLDNMVLALLEKETLNKEEIAEIFAPVKKRPQRPPWTGSTRRRPSSRGPVMTPKELALANGSASHGPAGDGHKTADGARPQTRVAEASQPADPPQE; translated from the coding sequence ATGGACGTCAAGCGCTACTTCCGCGGGCCGGCGATATGGATCGTCCTGGCCGTCATCGTCATGCTCGCGCTCAGCCAGTTCGTCACGGCGAGCGGCGGGTACAAGAAGATCGACACCTCTGAGGCGATCGCGGCTATCCAGCAGGACAAGGTCAAGTCCGCGAAGCTCATCGGTGGTGAGGAGCAGACGATCGAGCTCACCCTCAAGGACGGCTCGAGAGTCAAGGCCTCCTACATCGAGAACCAGGGGGTCCAGCTCGCCAACCTGCTCCAGCAGAAGGTGAACGCCCGGGCCATCCCAGAGGGCTACGACACCGAGATCCGCGGCCCGAACATCCTGCTGAACCTCTTCGTCTCGGCCCTGCCGGTCGTGTTCCTCGTCCTGGCCTTCCTGTTCCTGATGAACCAGATGCAGGGCGGCGGGTCGCGCGTGATGAACTTCGGCAAGTCGCGGGCGAAGCTGATCACCAAGGACACGCCGAAGACCACGTTCGCCGACGTCGCCGGAGCCGACGAGGCGGTGGAGGAGCTGCAGGAGATCAAGGAGTTCCTGCAGGACCCGGCCAAGTTCCAGGCGGTCGGCGCCAAGATCCCCAAGGGCGTGCTGCTGTACGGCCCGCCGGGCACCGGTAAGACGCTGCTCGCCCGGGCCGTGGCCGGCGAGGCGGGCGTGCCGTTCTACTCGATCTCCGGTTCTGACTTCGTCGAGATGTTCGTCGGCGTCGGCGCCTCCCGGGTCCGCGACCTGTTCGAGCAGGCCAAGGCCAACGCACCCGCGATCGTGTTCGTCGACGAGATCGACGCCGTCGGCCGGCACCGCGGCGCGGGCCTCGGCGGCGGCCACGACGAGCGCGAGCAGACGCTGAACCAGCTGCTCGTCGAGATGGACGGCTTCGACGTCAAGGGCGGCGTCATCCTGATCGCCGCCACGAACCGGCCGGACATCCTCGACCCGGCGCTGCTGCGGCCGGGCCGGTTCGACCGGCAGATCGCGGTCGAGCGTCCCGACCTGCAGGGGCGGCTCAAGATCCTGCAGGTGCACGCTCGCGGCAAGCCGCTCGCCCAGGACGTCGACCTGATGGCGATCGCCCGCCGTACCCCGGGTTTCACCGGTGCCGACCTGGCGAACGTCCTCAACGAGGCCGCCTTGCTCACCGCGCGGAGCGACAAGAAGCTCATCGACAACCTGGCGCTGGACGAGGCCATCGACCGTGTCGTGGCCGGGCCGCAGAAGCGCTCGCGCATCATGAGCGACAAGGAGAAGAAGATCACGGCCTACCACGAGGCCGGGCACGCCCTTGTCGCGCACGCGCTCCCGAACACCGACCCCGTGCACAAGGTCACGATCCTGTCGCGCGGTCGCGCGCTCGGGTACACGATGGTCCTTCCCGAGGAGGACAAGTACTCGACCACGCGTAACGAGATGCTCGACCAGCTCGCGTACGCGCTGGGTGGACGCGCCGCCGAGGAGCTGGTGTTCGCCGACCCGACCACGGGCGCGGCCAACGACATCGAGAAGGCCACCAAGCTCGCCCGCGCCATGGTCACCCAGTACGGCATGACCGAGCGGCTCGGCGCGATCCGGTTCGGTCAGGACCACTCCGAGCCGTTCCTCGGCCGGGAAATGGCCCACCAGCGGGACTACTCCGAGGAGATCGCGGCGATCGTCGACGAGGAGGTCAAGAAGCTCATCGACGCCGCCCACGAGGAGGCGTTCGAGATCCTCGTCGAGAACCGTGACGTCCTCGACAACATGGTGCTGGCCCTGCTGGAGAAGGAGACGCTGAACAAGGAAGAGATCGCCGAGATCTTCGCCCCGGTGAAGAAGCGTCCCCAGCGTCCGCCGTGGACCGGCTCCACCCGTCGGCGGCCGTCCTCGCGCGGCCCGGTCATGACGCCGAAGGAGCTGGCACTGGCCAACGGCTCGGCGTCGCACGGCCCGGCGGGCGACGGTCACAAGACTGCCGATGGCGCCCGGCCGCAGACGCGGGTCGCGGAGGCGTCGCAGCCGGCGGATCCGCCGCAGGAGTGA
- the folE gene encoding GTP cyclohydrolase I FolE: MAEQRGPRRTDVPDQALRPFDEARAEAAVRELLIAIGEDPDREGLRDTPRRVARAYREMFAGLWQRPEDVLTTTFDLGHDEMVLVKDIEVFSMCEHHLVPFHGVAHVGYVPSEEGRITGLSKLARLVEVYARRPQVQERMTSQIADALMRILQPRGVIVVIECEHLCMSMRGIRKPGSKTITSAVRGQLRDPATRAEAMSLILEN; this comes from the coding sequence ATGGCAGAGCAGCGCGGGCCGCGACGGACGGATGTGCCCGATCAGGCCCTCCGGCCGTTCGACGAGGCCCGCGCTGAGGCTGCCGTTCGGGAGCTGTTGATCGCGATCGGGGAGGACCCCGATCGCGAAGGCCTGCGCGACACCCCGCGCCGCGTCGCCCGGGCGTACCGGGAGATGTTCGCGGGTCTTTGGCAGCGGCCCGAGGACGTGCTGACCACCACCTTCGACCTCGGCCACGACGAGATGGTGCTGGTCAAGGACATCGAGGTGTTCTCGATGTGCGAGCACCACCTCGTCCCGTTCCACGGCGTCGCCCACGTCGGCTACGTCCCCTCCGAGGAGGGGCGGATCACCGGCCTGTCGAAGCTGGCCCGCCTGGTCGAGGTGTACGCCCGCCGCCCCCAGGTGCAGGAGCGGATGACCAGCCAGATCGCCGACGCGCTCATGCGGATCCTGCAACCGCGCGGGGTGATCGTGGTCATCGAGTGCGAGCACCTGTGCATGTCCATGCGGGGCATCCGCAAGCCGGGTTCCAAGACGATCACCTCCGCCGTGCGCGGCCAACTGCGCGACCCGGCCACCCGGGCGGAGGCGATGTCGCTCATTCTGGAGAACTGA
- a CDS encoding PPE domain-containing protein — translation MVSREDHIRMWQEIHAGDPMRINSAGSGWNQLANDYAIVAARLREEIAKSAHVWQGQAAEEFRAELSKLEQRTRGFIEQASGFGEVMFALAKALGEAQSRMPEVPPERNIFQEGYAEAKEFVTGE, via the coding sequence ATGGTGAGCCGCGAGGACCACATCCGCATGTGGCAGGAGATCCACGCGGGCGACCCGATGCGGATCAACAGCGCCGGGTCCGGGTGGAACCAGCTTGCCAACGACTACGCGATCGTGGCCGCCCGGCTGCGCGAGGAGATCGCCAAGTCGGCGCACGTCTGGCAGGGTCAGGCGGCTGAGGAGTTCCGCGCCGAGCTGAGCAAGCTGGAGCAGCGCACGCGCGGCTTCATCGAGCAGGCCAGCGGCTTCGGTGAGGTGATGTTCGCGCTGGCGAAGGCCCTGGGCGAGGCGCAGAGCCGGATGCCGGAGGTGCCGCCGGAGCGGAACATCTTCCAGGAGGGTTACGCCGAGGCCAAGGAGTTCGTCACCGGCGAGTAG
- the mycP gene encoding type VII secretion-associated serine protease mycosin: MSSERAIRRVVSLLAATAACVAASVAAAPDAAADRVRDGQWALQRLEAEKVWRITRGEGVTVAVIDSGVDASHPDLVGQVLPGADFGDGRTGDGRRDLDREKYHGTSMAALVAGRADDRAGIAGLAPGVKILPVLVHDGNSGMGPGVLAKAVRFAVDKGAKVINISQATTFTDVVTEDAFRYAFEKDVVVVAGAGNNGDTVNQVLYPAGYPGVVAVSAVDVNGRIWPRSQHGKQVVLAAPGVGIYTPSPNGKYASANGTSAATAYVSAAAALVRARYPHLTAGQVINRLIKTAHGAAQGWDEYYGYGIVYPYRALTADIPDGPRENPLLNRPGVTWPSGYTPQAAGDQGARDESSAGGVLVVLALAGLGVLVLVVVLVVVVLVRRSGRKGPPPGPPGPPGGWGPPSGGYPQAGAWAGQSQQQPPPGWGPPRP, from the coding sequence ATGTCGAGTGAGCGCGCGATCCGCCGGGTCGTGAGCCTGCTGGCCGCCACCGCCGCCTGCGTCGCGGCGAGCGTGGCCGCTGCTCCCGACGCGGCTGCGGACCGGGTTCGGGACGGGCAGTGGGCGCTCCAGCGCCTGGAGGCGGAGAAGGTCTGGCGGATCACCCGGGGCGAGGGTGTCACCGTGGCGGTCATCGACTCCGGGGTCGACGCCAGCCACCCCGACCTTGTCGGCCAGGTGCTGCCCGGGGCGGACTTCGGCGACGGCCGCACCGGTGATGGGCGAAGAGATCTCGACAGAGAGAAATATCACGGCACCTCTATGGCGGCGCTCGTCGCGGGTCGGGCCGATGACCGTGCTGGCATTGCCGGGCTGGCCCCAGGCGTGAAGATCCTCCCGGTGCTGGTGCACGACGGGAACAGCGGCATGGGCCCCGGTGTGCTTGCCAAGGCGGTCCGTTTCGCGGTTGACAAGGGCGCCAAGGTCATCAACATCTCCCAGGCGACCACGTTCACCGATGTGGTCACGGAGGACGCCTTCCGCTACGCCTTCGAGAAGGACGTGGTCGTTGTCGCCGGGGCCGGTAACAACGGCGACACCGTGAACCAGGTCCTGTACCCGGCGGGCTATCCCGGGGTTGTCGCGGTCTCCGCCGTGGACGTGAACGGCCGGATCTGGCCGAGATCGCAGCACGGCAAGCAGGTCGTTCTGGCCGCTCCCGGGGTCGGGATTTACACGCCTTCACCGAACGGCAAGTACGCGAGCGCGAACGGTACCAGCGCCGCCACTGCCTATGTGTCCGCCGCAGCAGCTCTGGTGCGGGCGAGGTATCCGCATCTGACGGCGGGGCAGGTGATCAACCGGCTGATCAAGACCGCGCACGGGGCGGCCCAGGGGTGGGACGAGTACTACGGGTACGGGATCGTCTACCCGTACCGGGCGCTGACCGCGGACATCCCGGACGGGCCGAGGGAGAACCCGCTGCTGAACCGGCCGGGGGTGACGTGGCCGAGCGGGTACACGCCGCAGGCGGCGGGTGACCAGGGGGCGCGCGACGAGAGCAGCGCTGGCGGCGTGCTGGTCGTGCTGGCGTTGGCCGGGCTGGGCGTGCTGGTCCTGGTGGTCGTGCTCGTGGTGGTCGTGCTGGTGCGGCGGTCCGGGCGGAAGGGCCCGCCGCCGGGGCCGCCCGGGCCGCCGGGTGGGTGGGGGCCGCCGTCGGGTGGCTATCCGCAGGCGGGTGCCTGGGCGGGCCAGTCCCAGCAGCAGCCGCCGCCGGGCTGGGGGCCGCCCCGGCCGTAG
- a CDS encoding type VII secretion target → MSAGVGDGFHVQPDGLVKVGDELSGLSDQIEKVAEQARAAAEPVAGLGRGWAAVQAFQECAEAWGQHLRGAAERARAAGDRLKLTASKYAAADDLARMTFHRVLRDLGGQARW, encoded by the coding sequence ATGTCGGCAGGCGTCGGCGATGGGTTCCACGTCCAGCCGGACGGGCTGGTCAAGGTCGGCGACGAGCTCTCGGGCCTGTCCGACCAGATCGAGAAGGTCGCCGAGCAGGCGCGGGCGGCAGCGGAGCCGGTAGCAGGTCTCGGCCGGGGCTGGGCCGCGGTTCAGGCGTTCCAGGAGTGCGCCGAGGCGTGGGGCCAGCACCTGCGGGGCGCGGCCGAGCGGGCCCGTGCGGCCGGGGACCGGCTGAAGCTGACCGCGAGCAAGTACGCGGCCGCTGACGATCTGGCGCGGATGACGTTCCACCGGGTGCTGCGGGATCTCGGGGGTCAGGCGCGGTGGTGA